A DNA window from Flammeovirga agarivorans contains the following coding sequences:
- a CDS encoding tetratricopeptide repeat protein, which yields MKYFFDFRVLRLPLPFIFDFLDMNIRFNFIYIILLLNGLFSYSFAQETLYFSDTEKQFNKGIVLFNENNFSAARRSFQQFMNTNCGDNEKCIEAEYYVAVCHMELDHPQAELLITDFTQKYPVHPYAIKAYKVLGSHYFEKGDYQKALDAFNKDPYFDFYDDQDIKIAYQAAYSNFDQGNYKEANKLFQVLKKGTHPYATKSSYYSGFIEYEEGDYETAEVDLEKAANDPDTRDAAYNLLPLVYYKLGKVDKMLQMVAEAKANNIHLPADALLFAGKVHYGKKNYPQADIYFSEYLKEVPLLAVDRITSYQIGNTKYNIGDKRDALPFLSNAADYTEKDELAQVAAYDLGVVALSTGDKDKAMIGFEQAHLMDFDMKIKELSSYNFCKILFDLELYAQVPRACDYFLAYFPNSEMVDEINNLMNVSYVNSGDYSKAIKILERKSSLTEAEQKAYQEAAYNKAVELANDNNESEAVVMLRKSQRYPINQDLLSASNFWLGEAYSALGVYDTAALYYKRVPENSEMYLSTLYGIGYVQYADEEYEAAINNLTNYINNGRTTEPRPKVIEAIVRRADCYFGLTKYEVANRSYDMAISYGAKEKVYINYQKAQILRAKGMKTDAYRSYKSVASADVNSPFAPLSLYHAAGLLQEEYKFEEAVKEYSLVIDKYKQSAVFLPSVKNRALCYATLGNLSAAEEDYKYLIDDDPTSEYADNAIRALQDLNNGAYAVTGLEQYKQKFKEANPESNATLVDDYNKAMKPYLEKDYSNAIYSLTNFITNIPSSKYSDDIYFALGVSYKFQGQFAQSIEAFHNVQHMPSKEKALLYVGDLEIQEKKYNEAINTYNNLEKIATRKAMLWAVYNGLMEAHFAEKDYEASKAYANKIIDQKIKRYELKAYLYLAKVDLENKNFSSALTSFNGIAAKASSSIGAEAQYLEGDVLRQIALQNQQGINENSTVTEKENLKKEFEESTQALLLVQKNFASYADWTSKAYLLIAENYISIDDLFNAKATLESVRDYTTVPGDKQLAIQRLMELQEIKLQKSAVVAPSN from the coding sequence TTGAAATACTTTTTCGATTTTAGAGTATTGAGGCTACCTCTCCCCTTTATTTTTGATTTTTTAGACATGAATATTCGTTTCAATTTTATATATATAATACTGTTACTTAACGGACTTTTTTCATATTCCTTCGCTCAAGAAACATTATACTTCTCAGATACAGAGAAACAGTTTAATAAAGGAATTGTTTTATTTAATGAGAATAATTTTTCAGCTGCTCGACGTTCATTCCAACAATTTATGAATACCAATTGTGGGGATAATGAAAAATGTATCGAAGCAGAATATTATGTGGCAGTTTGCCATATGGAATTAGACCATCCTCAAGCAGAACTGTTAATTACAGATTTTACTCAAAAGTATCCCGTTCATCCGTATGCAATTAAAGCATACAAGGTTTTGGGAAGTCACTATTTTGAGAAAGGTGATTATCAAAAAGCATTAGATGCATTCAATAAAGATCCCTACTTTGATTTTTATGATGATCAAGATATAAAAATTGCCTACCAGGCCGCCTATTCCAACTTTGATCAAGGAAATTATAAAGAAGCCAATAAGTTATTTCAAGTACTAAAAAAAGGTACTCATCCTTATGCTACAAAATCGAGCTATTATTCTGGGTTTATTGAGTACGAGGAAGGAGATTACGAAACAGCAGAAGTTGATTTAGAAAAAGCAGCGAATGACCCTGACACTAGAGATGCAGCTTATAATCTTTTACCATTAGTATATTATAAATTAGGTAAGGTAGATAAGATGTTACAGATGGTTGCCGAGGCAAAAGCTAACAATATTCATCTACCAGCAGATGCATTACTTTTTGCAGGAAAAGTACATTATGGTAAAAAGAACTACCCACAGGCAGATATTTACTTTAGTGAATACCTAAAAGAGGTTCCTTTGTTGGCTGTAGATCGAATTACTTCATATCAAATAGGTAATACCAAGTACAACATTGGAGACAAAAGAGATGCCCTCCCATTTCTTTCTAATGCAGCCGATTATACAGAAAAAGATGAACTGGCACAGGTTGCAGCCTATGATTTGGGAGTTGTAGCTTTATCAACAGGTGATAAAGACAAAGCAATGATTGGATTTGAACAAGCTCATTTAATGGATTTTGATATGAAAATCAAAGAGCTTTCTTCATATAATTTCTGTAAAATCTTATTTGATTTAGAATTGTATGCTCAAGTACCAAGAGCTTGTGATTATTTCTTAGCATATTTCCCTAACTCTGAAATGGTTGATGAAATTAATAACCTGATGAATGTTTCTTATGTAAATTCAGGTGACTATTCAAAAGCTATTAAGATCCTAGAAAGGAAGTCTTCTTTAACAGAAGCGGAACAAAAAGCATATCAAGAAGCAGCCTATAATAAGGCAGTAGAACTTGCTAACGATAACAATGAAAGCGAGGCAGTCGTAATGTTGAGGAAGTCTCAACGTTATCCAATAAATCAAGATTTATTAAGTGCTTCAAACTTTTGGTTAGGAGAGGCTTATTCAGCATTAGGGGTTTACGATACTGCAGCTCTATATTATAAGAGAGTTCCTGAAAACTCAGAAATGTACTTATCAACTTTATATGGTATTGGTTATGTTCAATATGCTGACGAAGAGTATGAGGCAGCAATCAATAATCTTACAAACTATATTAATAACGGAAGAACTACGGAGCCAAGGCCAAAAGTTATTGAGGCTATCGTAAGAAGAGCAGATTGTTATTTTGGTTTGACAAAGTATGAAGTGGCCAATCGTTCTTATGATATGGCGATTAGCTATGGAGCGAAAGAAAAAGTTTATATCAACTACCAAAAAGCACAAATTCTAAGAGCAAAAGGTATGAAGACGGATGCCTATAGATCATATAAGTCTGTTGCTTCGGCAGATGTAAATTCTCCATTTGCTCCTCTTTCACTATATCATGCTGCTGGACTTTTACAAGAAGAGTATAAGTTTGAAGAAGCAGTGAAAGAATATTCTTTAGTGATTGATAAATACAAACAATCTGCTGTTTTCCTACCAAGCGTAAAAAATAGAGCATTATGTTATGCGACATTAGGGAACCTTAGTGCTGCAGAAGAAGATTATAAATACCTAATCGATGATGATCCAACATCAGAATATGCTGATAATGCTATTAGGGCACTTCAAGATTTAAACAATGGTGCTTATGCAGTGACAGGATTGGAACAGTATAAACAAAAGTTTAAAGAGGCAAACCCAGAAAGTAATGCCACTTTAGTAGATGATTACAATAAAGCAATGAAACCGTATTTAGAAAAAGATTACTCGAATGCGATTTATTCTTTAACAAACTTCATCACTAATATTCCTTCATCGAAATATTCTGATGATATCTATTTTGCCTTAGGTGTTTCTTATAAATTTCAAGGGCAATTTGCCCAGTCAATAGAAGCATTTCATAATGTACAGCATATGCCTTCAAAGGAAAAGGCGTTGTTGTATGTGGGTGACTTAGAAATTCAAGAGAAGAAATACAACGAGGCAATTAATACTTATAATAACCTAGAAAAGATTGCGACAAGGAAAGCCATGTTATGGGCTGTGTATAATGGGTTGATGGAAGCGCACTTTGCCGAAAAAGACTACGAAGCATCAAAAGCGTATGCCAATAAAATTATTGATCAAAAAATTAAGAGGTACGAGCTTAAAGCCTATTTATATTTGGCGAAAGTAGATTTAGAAAATAAAAATTTCAGTTCTGCACTTACATCTTTTAATGGTATTGCGGCAAAAGCTAGTAGTTCAATTGGAGCAGAAGCTCAATATTTAGAGGGAGATGTATTAAGGCAAATTGCTTTGCAGAATCAACAAGGCATTAATGAAAACTCTACAGTGACCGAAAAAGAAAACCTTAAGAAGGAATTTGAAGAAAGTACACAAGCTCTATTACTTGTACAAAAGAACTTTGCAAGTTATGCAGACTGGACTAGTAAAGCTTACCTTCTTATTGCAGAGAATTATATTTCTATTGATGATTTGTTCAATGCTAAAGCGACATTAGAGTCGGTGAGAGATTAT